CCGCGCCCTCGCGCAGGAACGGTCCGGCCTGGGTGTAGTGGGCGTACACGTCCAGGCTGGCGAAAGCGTTGAAGCGGTACTTCACCCACACCACCGAGCGCGTGCCGATGTCGCGCGCGTCGTTGGCGTCGCCCGGCTGCAGCACCCGCCAGCCGGCCGCGTACACGCCGTCGTGCAGGCTCTGCCGCTGCAGCTTGAGCACGTACATGTCGATCCACAGCCGCTCGCTGGGACGCAACACCAGCTCGGGGCCGATGGCGCGCACGTTGCTGCTGATCATGCTGCCGTCGAACACCGAGGCACGCGCATACAGGCCATTGAAGGTATTCAGTTCGCCGTCGCGCGGATCGCGGTCGCCGGAGGACGCTTCCATGCGCCAACCCAGGCGCGGCGTCCACTCGGTCTTGGCGAAGGTATAGCCGCCAAACAGCGTGCCCTGCCAGGCGCGCACGCGCTGGCCGGCGAAATGGCCGCGCTGGCCGATCAGTTCCAGGTCGTAGTCCCAGCCCTGCACCGCGCCGCTCAGACGCGTGGACAGCGTGTGCCGATGCTCCTCGCCGACCACCCCGCCATAGCGGCGCCCGTCCTGCACGGTGTCCAGGTACAGCGTCTCCAGCAGTGCCGCCTTCGGCTGGCTGGGCGACAGCGGCACTTCGGCGTGCGCGCCCCACAGGCGCTGGTCGCGGTTGGTGCGGTCGTCGAAACTGCCGGTACGGGTCAGCACCGGGCGCCCCCACAGCAGGCCGCCGCTCCAGCGCGGTTGCCGGGTCAGCAGCCGCACCGCATCGAACGGCATGCGCGAATTGGCCGGGTCGCGCGGATCGAGCAGGCGCTGCCAGCCGTAGGCGATCTGCTGGCGGCCGGCGCGCAGGCGCCAGGCCGGCTCCTTCTGCCCGTCGGACAGTTCGACGAAACCCTGCGCCAGGTCCAGCGGGTTGCGGTCGGTGGCCTGCACCGGCCGCGTCTGCAGACCGGCCACGCGGCTGTCGGCCAGTTCGCCGAACAGGCGCAGGTACGCCGAGGGCCGATAGTCGGCCCACAAGCGCAGGCGCTGCTGCGCATAGCCGTGCGGATCGGTGGCGAAGCGGCCGAAGCCGGCGTGTTCGCGATAGTCGTACAGCGTGCGGCTCTCGCCGCCGAGGCTGAGCCAGCCATCGCCGACGGGGATGTACTTCCATTTCTCCCAGCCCTGGCGCGGACGCGCGGCCAGCGCCGAATAGTCCTCCTGATCGGCCAGCAGCTTGCCCTGCGGGCCGCTGTTTTCGGCATCGGCCTGGGCGCAGCCGACGCTGCACAACATTGCCAGGCACACGGTACGGGGCGCACGGCGTGCGCGCGCATGAGGCACAGTCATCGATTCCCTCCCAAGTCTCGAAGCCAGTGGTGCGAAGGAGCGCGATCCGCTATCCGGTCGCGCGGCCGAGCGGTTCGGTCATGACGGCGGCGTCGCCACCGCGCCCGGTGCGGTGCCGGCGTAGAGCTGTTCGACCAGCGCCGCCCGTGCGCGCAGCACGTTGCGCTGGTTGATCGAACCCTTGTCGGTGATTTCGCCGGCCTCCAGGCTCGGCGGCTGTTCCAGCCACGCCGCGCACGCGACATGGCTGGCGCTGCCGGTGGCGCTGCGGTTGAGCGTGTCGAGCAGCCGCTGCAGCCAGGCGCGCACCGGCGGCGCCTGCAGCACCTGCGCCGCCTCGGCCTGCGCCGACAGCCCGGACAGCGCCTGCAGCGCGTCCAGCCGCGGGAACAGCAGCAGGCCGATGGCGTCGCGGTCGGCGCCGGTGACCACCACGTCCTGCACGTAGGCGGCGCCTTCCATCAGCACCCGCGTGCGCAGCGGGCCGACGCTGACGAACACGCCGGAGGACAGCTTGAAATCTTCGGCCAGGCGCCCGTCGAACAGCAGGCCGCGCTCGGGATGCTGCGGATCGATCGGCTTGAGCGCGTCGCCGGAGCGGTAGAACCCTTCCTCATCGAAGGCCTCGGCCGTCTGCTGCGGTGCGTTCCAGTAACCGGGCATCACGTGCGGCCCACGGAAACGCGCTTCCAGCTTGTCGCCGACCGGCACCAGCTTGACCTCGCAACCCGGCGCCGGCACGCCGACGTCGCCAGGCGTGTTGCTGGTGCCGTGGGTGAAGGTGCACGACGGCGCGC
This genomic stretch from Xanthomonas sacchari harbors:
- a CDS encoding alginate export family protein → MLCSVGCAQADAENSGPQGKLLADQEDYSALAARPRQGWEKWKYIPVGDGWLSLGGESRTLYDYREHAGFGRFATDPHGYAQQRLRLWADYRPSAYLRLFGELADSRVAGLQTRPVQATDRNPLDLAQGFVELSDGQKEPAWRLRAGRQQIAYGWQRLLDPRDPANSRMPFDAVRLLTRQPRWSGGLLWGRPVLTRTGSFDDRTNRDQRLWGAHAEVPLSPSQPKAALLETLYLDTVQDGRRYGGVVGEEHRHTLSTRLSGAVQGWDYDLELIGQRGHFAGQRVRAWQGTLFGGYTFAKTEWTPRLGWRMEASSGDRDPRDGELNTFNGLYARASVFDGSMISSNVRAIGPELVLRPSERLWIDMYVLKLQRQSLHDGVYAAGWRVLQPGDANDARDIGTRSVVWVKYRFNAFASLDVYAHYTQAGPFLREGAVRGRDYFYIAPFLTLRF